A DNA window from Daucus carota subsp. sativus chromosome 3, DH1 v3.0, whole genome shotgun sequence contains the following coding sequences:
- the LOC108211495 gene encoding probable polyamine oxidase 5 gives MAINRPRIVIIGAGMAGLTAANKLFKSQKKTNAFELCVVEGGSRIGGRIKSCHLGGDRIELGATWIHGIENSPVYKIAQEMNALNSDQPWERMDGFVGDSITIAEGGFELHPSLVHRVSRLFKSLMAFVRGKNDECDEFSVVNCGLDCQSVGCFLRKGLEEFLGSVKNGDEDVTGYGNWTETMLIESIFTKYENMLRGYYSADDLKSIDFEAEKEFSMFPGEEITIARGYFSIIESLASVLPHDVIQLGRKVERIEWEPSSFVGTSRPVKLHFSDGSVLEADHVIVTVSLGVLKAGILDDPGMFSPPLPDNKTKAISKLGYGVVDKLFLQLDPSHDQQTDQISRFPFLGMVFHDLGSEMKDAEIPWWIRKTSSLCPIYSKSSVLLSWFAGKEALALESLGDEEILNKVSKTISSFLSKSGKPCSGNSSSLDKYTGREFKFTNLLKSQWGTDPLFLGSYSYVAVGSSGDDIEKLASPLPNNSSAPPLQILFAGEATHRTHYSTTHGAYLSGIREADRLLQHYGYTSAPHTSG, from the coding sequence ATGGcaatcaacagaccaagaattGTGATAATTGGAGCCGGAATGGCGGGTCTCACAGCTGCCAACAAGCTCTTCAAATCCCAAAAAAAAACTAACGCATTTGAGCTATGCGTTGTAGAAGGTGGATCAAGAATTGGAGGTCGAATCAAGAGTTGTCACCTAGGCGGTGACAGAATTGAGCTTGGCGCAACTTGGATCCACGGCATTGAAAACAGCCCAGTTTATAAAATAGCCCAAGAAATGAATGCCCTGAATTCTGATCAACCATGGGAACGCATGGATGGCTTTGTTGGTGATTCCATTACAATTGCTGAAGGGGGTTTTGAGCTTCACCCTTCGCTAGTTCACCGTGTTTCGAGATTGTTTAAATCACTTATGGCCTTTGTCAGAGGAAAAAATGATGAATGTGATGAATTTTCGGTTGTGAATTGTGGGTTGGATTGTCAGAGTGTTGGGTGTTTTCTTAGGAAAGGGCTTGAGGAATTCTTGGGATCGGTGAAGAATGGTGATGAGGACGTTACGGGGTATGGTAATTGGACTGAAACAATGTTGATTGAATCTATTTTTACGAAATATGAGAATATGTTGAGAGGTTATTATTCAGCTGATGATTTAAAGAGTATTGATTTTGAAGCTGAGAAAGAGTTCAGTATGTTTCCTGGTGAAGAAATTACAATTGCTCGGGGCTATTTTAGCATCATTGAATCATTGGCATCTGTTTTGCCCCATGATGTAATTCAATTAGGTAGAAAAGTTGAAAGAATTGAGTGGGAACCAAGTAGTTTTGTTGGCACAAGTAGGCCGGTTAAGCTGCATTTTTCTGATGGATCAGTGCTGGAAGCTGATCATGTAATTGTCACTGTTTCATTAGGTGTGCTTAAAGCTGGAATTCTTGATGATCCAGGTATGTTTTCGCCACCCCTTCCTGACAATAAGACCAAAGCAATTTCAAAGCTTGGATATGGAGTTGTTGACAAGCTTTTCTTGCAATTGGATCCATCCCATGATCAACAAACTGATCAAATATCACGGTTTCCATTTTTGGGAATGGTTTTTCATGATTTAGGTTCCGAAATGAAGGACGCTGAAATTCCTTGGTGGATAAGAAAGACGTCAAGTTTATGTCCAATTTATAGCAAGTCAAGTGTGTTGTTATCTTGGTTTGCAGGAAAAGAAGCTCTTGCACTCGAGTCCCTTGGTGATGAAGAGATTCTTAACAAGGTCTCGAAAACAATATCCAGCTTCTTGTCAAAGTCAGGAAAGCCGTGTAGCGGAAATTCTAGTTCTTTAGACAAGTACACAGGGAGAGAATTCAAATTCACAAATTTGTTGAAGAGCCAGTGGGGAACTGATCCATTGTTCTTGGGTTCGTATAGTTACGTAGCTGTTGGTTCAAGTGGAGATGACATAGAGAAACTGGCATCACCATTGCCAAATAACAGCTCTGCACCTCCTCTCCAGATCCTGTTTGCAGGGGAAGCAACTCACAGAACCCATTATTCAACTACTCATGGTGCTTATCTAAGTGGCATAAGAGAAGCAGACAGGCTTCTTCAACATTATGGGTATACGTCTGCACCTCACACCTCTGGATAA
- the LOC108213404 gene encoding oil body-associated protein 2A produces MASSDKTPDPMPGGDGSMPPGKATTVTQSVLDKGAQMMQTLNPIKQMSQHVCSFACYSHDMSRQIETHYYVTRLNNDFLQCAVYDSDQPNARLIGVEYIISGRILETLLPEEQKLWHSHAHEITSGLWANPRVPEMVNSGELQDLVNTYGKFWCTWQTDRGDRLPLGAPALMMSPQEAELGIIKIDLVKKRDDKYKISTDDLKKSRANLVLPESMNRMADYWKHAGKGFAIDVEETQMKTTAPFP; encoded by the exons ATGGCTTCAAGTGACAAGACGCCGGATCCGATGCCCGGCGGCGACGGGTCCATGCCGCCGGGAAAAGCCACGACGGTGACGCAGAGCGTACTAGACAAAGGAGCTCAGATGATGCAAACACTGAACCCCATAAAACAGATGAGCCAGCATGTTTGTAGCTTTGCTTGTTACAGCCATGACATGAGTCGTCAGATCGAGACTCATTACTATGTCACCCGCCTCAACAACGACTTTCTCCAGTGCGCTGTTTATGATTCTGATCAACCCAATGCCCGTCTCATAG GGGTTGAGTATATAATATCTGGTCGAATTTTGGAGACTTTGTTGCCTGAGGAACAAAAGCTTTGGCACTCTCATGCTCATGAG ATCACATCAGGGCTGTGGGCGAATCCAAGGGTTCCAGAGATGGTTAATAGTGGTGAACTACAAGATCTTGTTAATACATATGGCAAGTTTTGGTGCACCTGGCAAACTGATAGAG GTGACAGGCTTCCATTGGGTGCTCCTGCGCTGATGATGTCTCCACAAGAAGCGGAGCTGGGGATAATAAAGATAGAtcttgtgaagaagagggatgACAAGTACAAAATATCGACGGATGACCTGAAGAAGTCAAGGGCTAATCTGGTGTTGCCGGAGTCGATGAACCGGATGGCTGACTACTGGAAACATGCTGGCAAGGGTTTTGCTATCGACGTAGAGGAGACTCAAATGAAAACTACTGCACCTTTTCCGTAA
- the LOC108213557 gene encoding uncharacterized protein LOC108213557: MDSGWIPLFDIFMNSGSPETQASLWLQHSYNPNPSASSFSTSSFLSLLTKPTNTNRFMWIQTLPNALQARVLSYLAYDHTRFSAVDLSTLAKHLLSYDDDQHLDFWVKTAAHHLLDLVSHSTYDWVSGFSLDSEGENREDEFQVLPHWLKQAADGDCDIVFPWLPVLPEELNTRMTVDVSGIFDDESLNEVEGIQDEDLAQVAAGVDFVRMSNDCVNPEIEKRAAILKSKIVNSECTSKAVALADEIQILCDGRHVNSLAVLSLIEPWQTDDETASILISHLSDGSNKEPSWPSHVLCSIVLPKLLVLEEPASRVLVTSTIEYCKMHQRSSVYALLYPLILRKDGINNPISDVVARVVKECLHPAHVSSFCQKLLCDEDDARKFICPPCHQHLLSDKLVWNEPLFSLFHIILNHNVLLTEDSVARLVYHVDESAVRFRNSLKFGNFFLCLVNKCTPLLRSHKLLLIRAAQHTNTIVSKSLISKLTSL, from the exons ATGGATTCAGGCTGGATCCCCCTCTTCGACATATTCATGAATTCCGGCAGCCCAGAAACCCAAGCATCTCTCTGGCTTCAACATTCTTACAACCCCAACCCCTCCGCTTCATCTTTCTCTACATCTTCTTTTCTTTCACTGCTTACCAAACCCACCAACACTAatag GTTTATGTGGATACAGACATTGCCTAATGCACTTCAAGCTCGAGTTCTGTCTTATCTTGCTTATGATCATACGAGGTTTTCTGCAGTAGACTTGTCCACACTTGCAAAGCATTTGCTGTCTTATGATGACGACCAACACCTTGACTTTTGGGTTAAAACAGCTGCACATCACCTGCTCGACCTCGTGTCTCACTCCACCTATGATTGGGTTTCTGGTTTCAGTTTAGATTCCGAAGGCGAAAATAGGGAGGATGAGTTTCAGGTACTGCCACATTGGCTTAAGCAGGCTGCTGACGGTGATTGTGACATCGTTTTTCCTTGGCTTCCCGTGTTGCCTGAGGAATTGAATACGAGGATGACAGTTGATGTATCTGGGATATTTGATGATGAGTCCTTGAATGAAGTTGAAGGGATTCAAGATGAGGATTTGGCTCAGGTTGCGGCAGGAGTTGATTTTGTTCGTATGAGTAATGATTGTGTAAATCCTGAAATTGAAAAGAGGGCAGCTATATTGAAGTCCAAGATAGTAAATTCTGAATGTACATCAAAAGCCGTGGCATTGGCTGatgaaattcaaattctttgtgATGGTCGACATGTCAATTCTTTGGCTGTTTTAAGTTTGATTGAGCCTTGGCAAACAGATGATGAAACAGCTTCAATTCTAATATCTCATCTTTCGGATGGAAGCAACAAAGAGCCTAGCTGGCCAAGTCATGTTCTATGCTCCATAGTTCTTCCCAAGCTGTTAGTACTCGAAGAACCAGCTTCACGTGTGCTAGTAACTTCAACAATAGAATACTGCAAGATGCATCAGAGATCATCTGTGTATGCACTATTGTATCCTCTGATTCTACGGAAAGATGGTATAAACAACCCCATTAGTGACGTGGTTGCAAGAGTGGTAAAAGAATGCTTGCACCCCGCTCATGTTTCATCCTTCTGCCAGAAGTTGCTTTGTGATGAAGACGATGCTAGGAAATTCATCTGCCCTCCTTGCCATCAACATCTGTTATCTGATAAACTGGTATGGAATGAACCACTATTTAGCCTCTTTCACATTATCTTGAATCATAATGTTCTCTTAACTGAAGATTCGGTTGCTCGGCTAGTTTATCATGTGGACGAATCGGCTGTTAGGTTTAGAAATTCATTGAAATTCGGAAATTTTTTCTTATGTTTGGTCAATAAGTGTACCCCATTATTAAGGTCTCATAAGCTTTTGTTAATTAGAGCAGCACAACATACTAATACAATTGTGTCTAAATCTTTAATATCAAAGTTGACTAGCTTGTGA
- the LOC108211649 gene encoding 1-aminocyclopropane-1-carboxylate oxidase 1 yields the protein MKIPSIDFGELDGDNRSKTMATLHEACEKWGFFQIENHGIDKQLMEKVKDLVNQHYEENLRDTFYDSDIAKSFEEGNRATIDWETAVFIKHHPDSNINELPNLSQEFSKTVNEYIDQLIKLAEKLSMLMSENLGLEKNYIMETFSGSKGPSVGTKVAKYPQCPHPELVRGLREHTDAGGIILLLQDDQVSGLEFLKDGQWVKIPPSVNNTIFINTGDQVEVLSNGRYRSGLHRVMADKNGSRLSIATFYNPAGDAIISPAPKLLYPNNFTFQDYLKLYATTKFDDKGPRFEVMKKMANGDISLPV from the exons ATGAAGATCCCTTCAATAGATTTCGGTGAGCTAGATGGTGATAACAGAAGCAAAACAATGGCAACTCTCCACGAGGCATGTGAAAAATGGGGCTTTTTTCAG ATTGAAAACCATGGGATTGACAAGCAGTTGATGGAAAAGGTTAAAGACCTGGTGAATCAGCATTACGAAGAAAACCTGAGAGACACCTTTTATGATTCCGATATAGCCAAGTCCTTTGAAGAAGGCAATAGGGCAACCATTGACTGGGAAACTGCGGTTTTTATCAAGCATCACCCGGATTCTAACATAAACGAGCTCCCCAACCTCTCACAGGAATTCAG CAAAACAGTAAATGAGTACATTGATCAGTTGATCAAGCTAGCTGAAAAGCTTTCAATGCTGATGAGTGAGAACCTTGGTTTGGAGAAGAATTACATAATGGAAACATTCTCTGGGAGTAAAGGTCCTTCAGTAGGGACAAAAGTCGCAAAATACCCTCAGTGTCCTCATCCAGAACTTGTCAGGGGTCTTCGCGAGCACACAGATGCTGGCGGGATAATTCTTTTGCTCCAAGATGACCAAGTCTCAGGTCTGGAGTTCTTGAAAGATGGACAATGGGTAAAGATTCCACCTTCTGTGAACAATACAATTTTCATAAACACCGGTGATCAAGTGGAAGTGTTGTCAAACGGAAGGTATAGGAGTGGTTTGCATCGTGTCATGGCAGATAAGAACGGAAGCAGACTATCCATTGCCACTTTCTATAATCCTGCTGGAGATGCCATCATTTCTCCTGCTCCAAAACTTTTATATCCCAACAATTTCACATTTCAAGATTATCTTAAGCTCTATGCCACAACTAAGTTTGATGACAAGGGTCCCAGATTTGAAGTCATGAAGAAAATGGCTAATGGAGATATCAGCCTTCCTGTCTAA
- the LOC108211570 gene encoding inactive protein kinase SELMODRAFT_444075 isoform X2, giving the protein MEKTSEERGLDGMERVVLVAVKASREISRNSLVWALTHIVHPGDCVKLLVVVPVQTSSRKLWSFGRFGTDCAGSPWKSLSGTMDQKDDISVLCTEMMLQLRNIYDINKINIKVKVISGSSGGVVAAEAKIAPTHWVVLDKQLKKEAKYCKEQLACNLVVMKRSRAKVLRLNLVELSKVESNELSGSDSCTEHLNNKCSIWTTTRVPNVTPSSSPDHSSFSVTDTGTSSLSSLDRSSPPFVIADMNWDRKKDSFSYSEGQDSLEELDSDIESEKLSSPSTSVYFQPWTQDALSSSGEVLKCLAENSQISGDKAVGSMSAALQEKFSGLDKYHKVNVLSDRHNQYCSSNLRETISFRKNALAEPPPLCSICQHKAPVFGKPPKWFTYAELQYATDGFSEANFLAEGGFGSVYRGVLSEGQVVAVKQHKIASSQGDQEFCAEVEVLSCAQHRNVVLLIGFCVDDDRRLLVYEYICNGSLDHHLYGRNQDAIKWSARQRIAVGAARGLRYLHEECRVGCIVHRDMRPNNILLTHDFEPLVGDFGLAKWQPERDTGVETRVIGTFGYLAPEYAQTGEVTEKADVYSFGVVLVELITGRKAIDLNRPKGQQSLTEWARPLLAEKAVSELIDPRIRNCYAEQELLSMLHCASLCIRQDPHSRPCMSQVLQILERDNFMK; this is encoded by the exons ATGGAAAAGACTAGTGAAGAGAGGGGTTTGGATGGAATGGAGAGAGTTGTGCTTGTGGCTGTGAAAGCAAGTAGAGAGATTTCGAGGAATTCTTTGGTCTGGGCTTTGACACATATTGTGCATCCAGGGGATTGTGTGAAGCTGCTTGTGGTAGTTCCTGTCCAGACCTCAA GTCGGAAGTTATGGAGTTTTGGAAGGTTTGGTACGGATTGTGCAGGTAGTCCCTGGAAGTCTCTTTCAGGAACGATGGATCAAAAGGATGATATATCAGTATTGTGCACTGAGATGATGCTTCAACTCCGTAATATATATGACATAAATAAG ATAAATATCAAGGTGAAAGTCATCTCTGGCTCTTCAGGTGGAGTAGTAGCAGCCGAAGCCAAGATAGCTCCAACACACTGGGTTGTATTGGACAA ACAACTTAAGAAGGAGGCTAAATATTGCAAGGAACAACTTGCATGCAATCTTGTGGTGATGAAAAGATCTCGAGCGAAGGTGCTTCGTTTAAATTTGGTTGAATTATCTAAGGTGGAAAGTAACGAGCTCTCTGGGTCAGATTCATGTACAGAGCATCTAAATAATAAATGTAGCATTTGGACCACAACTAGAGTGCCAAATGTAACTCCATCAAGCAGTCCAGATCATTCATCTTTCTCAGTGACTGATACCGGAACATCGTCATTGTCAAGCTTAGATCGAAGTAGCCCTCCATTCGTAATAGCTGATATGAATTGGGATCGAAAGAAAGACAGTTTCTCATATTCTGAAGGACAAGACAGCCTTGAAGAGTTGGACTCTGATATAGAAAGTGAAAAGCTAAGTTCTCCATCAACAAGTGTGTATTTCCAACCTTGGACTCAAGATGCTCTCAGTTCCTCTGGTGAAGTTTTGAAGTGTCTTgcagaaaattcacaaatatCTGGTGATAAGGCTGTAGGTTCGATGTCTGCAGCCTTGCAGGAAAAATTCTCTGGCCTTGACAAATACCATAAAGTGAATGTGCTGTCAGACAGGCATAATCAATACTGCAGTAGCAATTTAAGGGAAACAATATCATTTAGAAAAAATGCCCTTGCCGAACCTCCTCCACTCTGTTCGATATGTCAGCATAAAGCACCTGTATTTGGAAAACCTCCCAAGTGGTTTACCTATGCAGAGCTTCAATATGCCACAGATGGGTTTTCTGAGGCCAATTTCTTAGCTGAAGGCGGGTTCGGTTCAGTTTACAGAGGTGTCTTATCAGAAGGACAGGTGGTTGCAGTCAAACAGCATAAAATAGCTAGTTCTCAGGGTGACCAGGAATTTTGTGCAGAGGTGGAAGTATTAAGCTGTGCACAACATCGTAATGTTGTACTGCTGATTGGATTTTGTGTTGATGATGATAGAAGATTGCtagtatatgaatatatatgcaATGGATCTTTAGATCATCATCTTTATG GGCGGAATCAGGATGCTATAAAATGGTCGGCACGGCAGAGAATTGCAGTTGGCGCTGCCCGAGGATTAAGATATCTTCATGAAGAATGTAGAGTTGGCTGTATTGTTCATCGTGATATGAGGCCAAACAATATTCTCCTGACTCATGACTTTGAACCATTG GTTGGCGATTTTGGACTAGCTAAGTGGCAGCCGGAAAGAGACACAGGCGTGGAAACAAGAGTGATCGGAACATTTGG GTATTTGGCACCAGAATATGCCCAAACTGGTGAAGTTACTGAAAAGGCTGATGTCTACTCTTTTGGGGTTGTATTGGTTGAACTCATCACTGGACGAAAGGCTATCGATCTTAACCGGCCTAAGGGCCAACAGTCTCTCACAGAATGG GCACGTCCTTTATTAGCTGAGAAGGCTGTATCAGAATTGATTGATCCACGCATCAGAAACTGCTATGCGGAGCAAGAATTATTGTCCATGTTACATTGTGCTTCCTTGTGCATTCGCCAAGATCCTCATTCAAGGCCTTGTATGTCTCAG GTGCTCCAAATCCTTGAAAGAGACAATTTTATGAAGTAG
- the LOC108211570 gene encoding inactive protein kinase SELMODRAFT_444075 isoform X1, translating to MFADFRMEKTSEERGLDGMERVVLVAVKASREISRNSLVWALTHIVHPGDCVKLLVVVPVQTSSRKLWSFGRFGTDCAGSPWKSLSGTMDQKDDISVLCTEMMLQLRNIYDINKINIKVKVISGSSGGVVAAEAKIAPTHWVVLDKQLKKEAKYCKEQLACNLVVMKRSRAKVLRLNLVELSKVESNELSGSDSCTEHLNNKCSIWTTTRVPNVTPSSSPDHSSFSVTDTGTSSLSSLDRSSPPFVIADMNWDRKKDSFSYSEGQDSLEELDSDIESEKLSSPSTSVYFQPWTQDALSSSGEVLKCLAENSQISGDKAVGSMSAALQEKFSGLDKYHKVNVLSDRHNQYCSSNLRETISFRKNALAEPPPLCSICQHKAPVFGKPPKWFTYAELQYATDGFSEANFLAEGGFGSVYRGVLSEGQVVAVKQHKIASSQGDQEFCAEVEVLSCAQHRNVVLLIGFCVDDDRRLLVYEYICNGSLDHHLYGRNQDAIKWSARQRIAVGAARGLRYLHEECRVGCIVHRDMRPNNILLTHDFEPLVGDFGLAKWQPERDTGVETRVIGTFGYLAPEYAQTGEVTEKADVYSFGVVLVELITGRKAIDLNRPKGQQSLTEWARPLLAEKAVSELIDPRIRNCYAEQELLSMLHCASLCIRQDPHSRPCMSQVLQILERDNFMK from the exons ATGTTTGCTGATTTTAGGATGGAAAAGACTAGTGAAGAGAGGGGTTTGGATGGAATGGAGAGAGTTGTGCTTGTGGCTGTGAAAGCAAGTAGAGAGATTTCGAGGAATTCTTTGGTCTGGGCTTTGACACATATTGTGCATCCAGGGGATTGTGTGAAGCTGCTTGTGGTAGTTCCTGTCCAGACCTCAA GTCGGAAGTTATGGAGTTTTGGAAGGTTTGGTACGGATTGTGCAGGTAGTCCCTGGAAGTCTCTTTCAGGAACGATGGATCAAAAGGATGATATATCAGTATTGTGCACTGAGATGATGCTTCAACTCCGTAATATATATGACATAAATAAG ATAAATATCAAGGTGAAAGTCATCTCTGGCTCTTCAGGTGGAGTAGTAGCAGCCGAAGCCAAGATAGCTCCAACACACTGGGTTGTATTGGACAA ACAACTTAAGAAGGAGGCTAAATATTGCAAGGAACAACTTGCATGCAATCTTGTGGTGATGAAAAGATCTCGAGCGAAGGTGCTTCGTTTAAATTTGGTTGAATTATCTAAGGTGGAAAGTAACGAGCTCTCTGGGTCAGATTCATGTACAGAGCATCTAAATAATAAATGTAGCATTTGGACCACAACTAGAGTGCCAAATGTAACTCCATCAAGCAGTCCAGATCATTCATCTTTCTCAGTGACTGATACCGGAACATCGTCATTGTCAAGCTTAGATCGAAGTAGCCCTCCATTCGTAATAGCTGATATGAATTGGGATCGAAAGAAAGACAGTTTCTCATATTCTGAAGGACAAGACAGCCTTGAAGAGTTGGACTCTGATATAGAAAGTGAAAAGCTAAGTTCTCCATCAACAAGTGTGTATTTCCAACCTTGGACTCAAGATGCTCTCAGTTCCTCTGGTGAAGTTTTGAAGTGTCTTgcagaaaattcacaaatatCTGGTGATAAGGCTGTAGGTTCGATGTCTGCAGCCTTGCAGGAAAAATTCTCTGGCCTTGACAAATACCATAAAGTGAATGTGCTGTCAGACAGGCATAATCAATACTGCAGTAGCAATTTAAGGGAAACAATATCATTTAGAAAAAATGCCCTTGCCGAACCTCCTCCACTCTGTTCGATATGTCAGCATAAAGCACCTGTATTTGGAAAACCTCCCAAGTGGTTTACCTATGCAGAGCTTCAATATGCCACAGATGGGTTTTCTGAGGCCAATTTCTTAGCTGAAGGCGGGTTCGGTTCAGTTTACAGAGGTGTCTTATCAGAAGGACAGGTGGTTGCAGTCAAACAGCATAAAATAGCTAGTTCTCAGGGTGACCAGGAATTTTGTGCAGAGGTGGAAGTATTAAGCTGTGCACAACATCGTAATGTTGTACTGCTGATTGGATTTTGTGTTGATGATGATAGAAGATTGCtagtatatgaatatatatgcaATGGATCTTTAGATCATCATCTTTATG GGCGGAATCAGGATGCTATAAAATGGTCGGCACGGCAGAGAATTGCAGTTGGCGCTGCCCGAGGATTAAGATATCTTCATGAAGAATGTAGAGTTGGCTGTATTGTTCATCGTGATATGAGGCCAAACAATATTCTCCTGACTCATGACTTTGAACCATTG GTTGGCGATTTTGGACTAGCTAAGTGGCAGCCGGAAAGAGACACAGGCGTGGAAACAAGAGTGATCGGAACATTTGG GTATTTGGCACCAGAATATGCCCAAACTGGTGAAGTTACTGAAAAGGCTGATGTCTACTCTTTTGGGGTTGTATTGGTTGAACTCATCACTGGACGAAAGGCTATCGATCTTAACCGGCCTAAGGGCCAACAGTCTCTCACAGAATGG GCACGTCCTTTATTAGCTGAGAAGGCTGTATCAGAATTGATTGATCCACGCATCAGAAACTGCTATGCGGAGCAAGAATTATTGTCCATGTTACATTGTGCTTCCTTGTGCATTCGCCAAGATCCTCATTCAAGGCCTTGTATGTCTCAG GTGCTCCAAATCCTTGAAAGAGACAATTTTATGAAGTAG